One genomic window of candidate division KSB1 bacterium includes the following:
- a CDS encoding YeeE/YedE family protein has protein sequence MESLPSLDELKPKPYMNPYFAGIGLGLVLLASFVIMGRGLGASGAFSSAAAWLVQQIAPKHAASNNFYAEYLGDGSVHPLKDWLVFEVIGLFIGGFLSAKLAHRVKGGIEKGPRFSSGKRLLFAFLGGGLMGIGAKLARGCTSGQALTGGAVLNLGSWAFMMSVFAGGYALAYFLRRQWI, from the coding sequence ATGGAGTCCTTACCTTCCTTGGATGAACTAAAACCAAAGCCTTATATGAATCCCTATTTTGCCGGCATCGGGTTGGGTTTGGTTCTGTTGGCTTCGTTTGTCATTATGGGACGCGGCTTGGGTGCGTCCGGCGCTTTTTCCTCCGCTGCAGCCTGGCTGGTGCAGCAAATTGCGCCGAAGCATGCGGCTTCAAACAACTTTTATGCTGAATACCTCGGTGACGGCAGCGTTCATCCGCTCAAAGATTGGCTGGTCTTTGAGGTGATCGGCCTTTTCATCGGCGGTTTTCTTTCGGCCAAGTTGGCGCACCGTGTTAAGGGCGGAATCGAAAAAGGGCCTCGTTTCAGCAGCGGCAAACGTCTGCTTTTTGCCTTTCTCGGCGGCGGACTTATGGGAATCGGCGCCAAACTGGCGCGCGGCTGCACCAGCGGCCAAGCTCTCACCGGCGGCGCGGTCTTGAATCTGGGCAGCTGGGCGTTTATGATGTCGGTGTTTGCCGGCGGCTATGCTTTGGCCTACTTTTTAAGGAGACAATGGATATGA
- a CDS encoding YeeE/YedE family protein has product MNAPFYKYGLFNDEVSLIVAVLIGIGFGFFLERAGFGSARKLAAQFYFTDMTVLKVMFTAIVTAMIGLYYLSVFGVVDLSLVYLTPTYLLPQVVGGLLLGFGFVIGGYCPGTSCVAAATGKYDGWVYLLGMFLGILVFGELFPLVEKFYYMTPMGTVTLPQVLGLPYGLIVFLVSVMAVGAFAAAEWGERKMAAKKAEEKS; this is encoded by the coding sequence ATGAACGCGCCTTTTTATAAATACGGACTCTTTAACGACGAGGTCAGCCTGATCGTCGCCGTGCTGATCGGCATCGGCTTCGGATTTTTTCTCGAACGCGCAGGCTTCGGCAGCGCCCGTAAACTGGCGGCGCAGTTTTACTTTACCGATATGACCGTGCTGAAGGTGATGTTTACGGCCATCGTTACCGCTATGATCGGACTCTATTATCTTTCGGTTTTCGGCGTGGTCGATCTGTCGCTGGTCTATCTGACGCCCACCTATCTGCTGCCGCAGGTTGTCGGCGGGCTGCTGCTCGGCTTCGGCTTTGTCATCGGCGGCTATTGTCCGGGCACCTCCTGCGTCGCCGCAGCGACCGGAAAATACGACGGCTGGGTCTATCTGCTCGGCATGTTCCTCGGCATTCTGGTCTTCGGCGAGCTCTTTCCTCTGGTGGAGAAATTCTACTATATGACGCCGATGGGAACCGTCACCCTGCCGCAGGTGCTCGGTCTGCCGTACGGTTTGATCGTATTTCTGGTCAGCGTGATGGCGGTCGGCGCGTTTGCCGCAGCGGAATGGGGCGAACGCAAAATGGCGGCAAAAAAAGCGGAGGAAAAGTCATGA
- a CDS encoding rhodanese-like domain-containing protein has product MKLFAQLGRMTLNQKLAALLLVLGFLAVFLGDPYRRAKAAIDAKELALIVEKQVDHVTAEELADWIIQGRADYRLIDLRSEAEYAAYHIPTAENIPLTELPNAELMRNEKIVLYSEGGIHSAQAWFLLRAKGYKAVYMLFGGLEEWKDKILFPVIPADVPPAEEKRYAKMAEISRFFGGTPQTSGEAMTQRPNVNLPAPAPVAAPSAAPKPQGKKKKEGC; this is encoded by the coding sequence ATGAAGCTCTTTGCTCAACTCGGGCGAATGACCTTGAACCAAAAACTGGCGGCGCTGCTGCTGGTTCTGGGATTCCTTGCGGTGTTCTTGGGCGACCCCTATCGTCGGGCCAAGGCGGCGATCGATGCCAAGGAACTGGCTTTGATCGTCGAAAAGCAGGTAGACCATGTTACGGCAGAGGAATTGGCAGACTGGATCATTCAGGGTCGCGCCGATTATCGTCTGATCGATCTGCGCAGCGAAGCGGAATACGCGGCTTATCACATACCGACTGCTGAAAATATTCCATTAACGGAACTGCCGAATGCCGAACTGATGCGCAATGAAAAAATCGTTCTCTATTCCGAGGGCGGTATCCATTCCGCTCAGGCCTGGTTTCTGTTGAGAGCAAAAGGCTATAAGGCGGTTTATATGCTTTTCGGCGGTTTGGAAGAATGGAAGGACAAGATTCTTTTTCCGGTTATTCCTGCCGATGTTCCGCCCGCCGAAGAGAAGCGTTATGCTAAAATGGCCGAAATAAGCCGTTTCTTCGGCGGAACGCCGCAGACGAGCGGCGAAGCGATGACCCAACGGCCGAACGTCAATCTTCCTGCTCCTGCGCCCGTTGCCGCTCCAAGCGCTGCACCCAAACCTCAGGGCAAGAAAAAGAAAGAAGGCTGCTGA
- a CDS encoding calcium/sodium antiporter, whose translation MIHDLLWISGGFVLLYFGAEGLVRGSSSLAMRLKISPLVIGLTVVAYGTSMPEMVVSLKAALAGQGGLSIGNVVGSNIFNIAVILGFSALISPLKVKLQVIRIDAPIALFVALLFWVFFHDGVLDRWEGGFFLLTTVMYTVGNLYFSRRAGKRAEAEFADTFGVAPCPSLWIETALILLGLAALVFGGNGLVNGSVGLARRIGVSEAVIGLTIVSAGTSLPELATSLVAAFKKEADIAVGNVIGSNIFNIVAILGTASLVSPIVGTDIRTLDIGMMIGLSLLIVPMMRTRFRISRAEGVVLIAAYVGYLFLRIMPKGAIF comes from the coding sequence ATGATTCATGACCTGTTGTGGATTTCTGGCGGATTCGTGCTGCTCTATTTCGGCGCCGAAGGCCTGGTGCGGGGCAGTTCTTCCTTAGCCATGCGGTTAAAAATTTCGCCATTGGTGATCGGCCTTACGGTCGTGGCCTACGGTACAAGCATGCCGGAGATGGTCGTCAGCCTCAAGGCTGCGCTGGCGGGACAAGGCGGCTTGTCCATCGGCAACGTCGTCGGCAGCAATATCTTTAACATCGCCGTCATTCTGGGGTTTTCGGCGCTGATTTCGCCGTTGAAGGTAAAGCTCCAGGTCATCCGCATCGATGCTCCGATTGCTTTGTTTGTCGCGCTGCTGTTCTGGGTCTTTTTTCATGATGGGGTCCTCGACCGGTGGGAGGGAGGTTTCTTTTTACTCACGACAGTGATGTATACCGTCGGTAATCTTTATTTTTCGCGCCGCGCGGGCAAACGCGCCGAGGCCGAATTTGCCGACACGTTCGGCGTCGCCCCCTGTCCGAGCCTTTGGATCGAGACAGCGCTCATTCTCCTGGGACTGGCTGCTCTGGTTTTCGGCGGCAATGGGCTGGTTAACGGCTCGGTCGGCCTGGCTCGACGCATCGGCGTCAGCGAAGCAGTCATCGGGTTGACGATCGTGTCCGCAGGCACCAGTCTGCCGGAACTTGCTACGTCGCTTGTGGCAGCCTTTAAGAAGGAAGCGGATATTGCCGTCGGCAACGTCATCGGCTCGAACATCTTTAACATCGTTGCGATTTTGGGCACGGCTTCGCTGGTGTCGCCCATCGTCGGCACAGATATTCGTACGCTCGATATCGGGATGATGATCGGTTTGTCGCTGCTCATTGTGCCCATGATGCGCACGCGTTTCCGCATCAGCCGGGCCGAAGGCGTCGTACTGATTGCGGCTTATGTCGGCTATCTTTTTCTGCGCATTATGCCGAAGGGTGCGATTTTTTGA